The Aeoliella mucimassa genome includes the window ATCTTATCTTCGATTACCTCGTCTCTGGCCAAGAGCTCTTCCTGCGTATAACCACTGGGATCAGGCTGAGTCAAAGTCCACACTGGAATCCGATGGCCCCACCACAACTGGCGCCCAACCGGCCAGTCGCGTTTTTCGCTCAGCCAGTCGAGGTAGGTCTTTCCGTACCGCTCGGGGACGATCTTCACCTTGCCGTTGGTCACGGCGTCCATCGCGGTCTGCGCCAGCTCGTCCATCTTCACGAACCACTGGTCGGCCAGGTAAGGCTCGATCGGGGTCTTCGAGCGGTCGCTGTGCGCCAGGTCTATCTCGCGGTCTTCGCGATCGGTCTCGGGATCGTGCAGGCCCAGCTCCGTAAGGTCGTCGACAACCGCTTCGCGGGCCTTCTTCATGGTGAGGCCGCGGTACTTCTCGGGCACGCTATCGTTCAGGGTGCCATCGGGGTTGAGGATGTTGATCGCGCCGATCTCAAGATTGCGTTGCCAGACGTCGTAGTCGTTCGCGTCGTGCGCGGGGGTGATCTTCACGCAGCCAGAGCCGAGTTCTGGCTTCGCCCAGATGTCGGCGACCAGCGGAATGGTACGCCCGGTGAGCGGCAATTCGAGCTGCACTCCACGGAGGGCCATATCGCGAAGGGTTTCGAGCTGCTTGAGCTTGGTTTGTTTGCGCTCGGCCAGGGCTTCGAGCTGGGCCTCGATGGGAGCCTTCTCTTTGGCAGGGGCCGCGGCCAGTTTCTCCTGCAGTTCGGCCTCGACCTTGGCGAGTTGCTTCGCCGGGTCGGGATGCACCGCCACCGCGGTGTCGCCCAGCATGGTTTCGGGCCGGGTGGTGGCGATCGTCACGTGGGTCGGCTCGCCGGGCTTGGGATCGATGACCGGATAACGGAAGTGCCAGAAGTGCCCCTTCACGGCTTCGTGGAACACTTCGTCGTCCGACACGGCGGTCTGCAGGTAGGTATCCCAATTCACCAGCCGCTTGCCGCGATAGATTTTGTCATCGCGAAACAGCTTGAAGAATGTTTCGCGAACCGCGCGGGCGCAGGTATCGTCGAGCGTAAAGCGGGTTCGCTCCCAGTCGCAGCTGCAACCGAGTTGCTTGAGCTGGCCAAGAATGCGGGCTTCGTACTGATCTTTCCATTGCCAGATGCGGTCGACCAGTCCCTCGCGGCCGAGGTCGTGCCGCGACTTGCCTTCGGTCTCGAGCAGTCGCTTCTCGACGCGGGCCTGGGTGGCAATGCCGGCGTGGTCGGTGCCGGGCATCCACAAGGTGTTGTATCCCTGCATCCGCTTCATGCGAATCAAAATATCCTGCAGCGTATTGTTAAGCGCGTGCCCCAGGTGCAGGGCCCCCGTGACGTTCGGCGGAGGGATGACCACCGTGTAAGGCGGCTTGCCATCGGGAACTTGCGACAGCTTGGGATCGGCGTGGAAATACCCCTTTTCTTCCCAGAATGGGTACCATTTTTCCTGGGCGGCGGCGTGATCGTACTGCGAGGGCAGGGATTTCATGAAAAGGCGATTCGGATAGGGAAAGGGCAGAGGGCAAAACGTCGATTTTCGCGGAAAATCGCGGGTGCGCAAAGGGTGATCGCAGGCCTTCGGCACCCCAAAATCAGGCTCCAACAGTCCTCAATCCACGAGTTTAAGCCCCGGAACCGACTGAAAATGGACATCGCGGGTGTAGAGCAGCAGGTCGTGCTGCAATGCCAGGGCGGCGATCCACAGGTCGTTCGTGGGAATCTGCTTACCCAACTTCCTGAGAGCGACAAACAAATCGCTGTAGTAGTGAGTCGTCGATTCGTCGGCCAACAACAGCACGACTCACCTGCTTCTACTGCCAGATTTCCGGCTCGACACGACGCTGATCTCCTATCGCCTTCAGAACTTCAGGTTCCAGCGGAACACCCGGAAAAATGTCGGCGAGTTCTCCGGCCACCGGGGCTGATGGTTTGGACGATAGCCCACGTGTCAGTGCTTCGAGCAGCACGACATTTACCGACTTCGACTCCTCTCGCGCCCGCTCCTGAATGGCGGCGTCGAGGGAATCGTTCACGTTATGTATGGTGTAATCCATTGCTGTTTTCTACCCCACGCTCGAAGTGTATCAAGCAAATCGCAGTTTACGCTACGCTACGCCATTTTCCCCTCGTCTTTGCAAAGCTTGTATTCGATGCTGTCGACCAGGGCGTCCCAGCTGGCTTGAATGACGTTTTCGTCCACCCCGACGGTGCCCCAGACTTCGCCATCGGCATCGCGGCTTTCGATCACCACCCGCACGCTGGCCGCGGTGGCTGCCTCGCTGTTGATGACCCGCACTTTATAATCGACCAGTTGCATGCCCCGCAGGTTCGGGAACGAACCGTTCAGGGCTTTTCGCAGTGCCGCGTCGAGCGCGTTCACGGGACCATCGCCTTCGGCCACTTCGTGTCGCACCTGGTCGTCGACCAGCAGTTTCACCGTGGCCTCGGTCACCGGCTGGCCTCCTCGGCTTTCGACCGACGTGTGGAACTTCACCAATTCGAAGTGAGGAGCATAGGTGCCCGAGATGCGTTTGACGAGCAAATCGAACGAAGCGCCGGCCGATTCGAACTGGTAGCCCGCATTCTCCTTGTCGACCACTTCGCGCAAGATGCGATCCATCAGCGCCTTGTCTTCGTCGATATCGTGTTTGGTAGTCATGGCGATGATGTTCGACCGCCCCGACAACTCGCTCACCAGCACCCGACGCTCGTTGCCGACCGTCTCGGGGGCGATGTGCTCGTAGCTCTCGGCGACTCGGTTGACCGCGTGAACGTGCATGCCACCTTTGTGAGCGAACGCGCTCGAGCCGACAAACGGCTGGTTGATGCGGTAGCTCATGTTGGCGATTTCGTACACGTAGCGCGACAGCTCGGTAAGGTGATCGAGCTCGCCCTGCTCGAGCACTTCGTAGCCTTGTTTCTTGAGGGCCAGATTAGCGACCACCGAAATCAGATCGGCGTTGCCGCACCGTTCGCCCAGGCCGTTGATGGTGCCTTGCACGTGGATCGCGCCGGCGTCGATCGCGGCCAGCGAATTGGCCACGGCCAGTTCACAGTCGTTGTGCGTATGAATGCCGAGCGGCTTATCGACCTTCGCGGCCGCCTCGCCGGCGATGCGGGCGACTTCTTCCGGCATGGTCCCCCCGTTGGTGTCGCACATCACGATACGCATCGCCCCGGCCGAAGCAGCCGCAGCGATCGTCTTCGCGGCGTACTCCGCGTTGGCTTTCCAGCCGTCGAAAAAGTGCTCGGCATCATAAATCACCTCTCGGCCCTGCTGCACGAAATACTCGACCGTCTCGGCGATCATGTCGATGTTTTCCTGCTCCGACACCCGCAGCACTTCTTTCACGTGAAAGTCGCTGGTCTTGCCGACGATGGTGATCACCGGAGCTTGCGACTCCATGAGTGCTTTCATGCCGGGGTCGTCGGCCGGCTTCACCCCCCTGCGACGGGTCATGCCGAACGCGCAGACCTTGCTGTGCTTAAGGGGCTCGGCCACCATGCGCTGGAAGAATTCGGCATCCTTCGGATTCGAAAGCGGGTATCCCCCTTCGATGAAGTCGAATCCCATCTCGTCCAACCGCCGGGCGATGAGCACTTTGTCTTCCAGCGAGAAATTAACACCCTCACCTTGGGCGCCGTCGCGAAGCGTCGTGTCGTAGATTTCGATGTGCATGGGGAGGATTCAGGGGTCGGGGGACAGGGGTCAGGGAGTAGTGATCCGGGTTTCGAGCCTTTGCCTCATTGGCTATCAGCTTGTTTTCGTCAAACGCAGTGCCAGCTTCTTACGTCGACCGGCGAGTCCACAAAAAAACCCCGAGGCTTGTGGCCTCAGGGTTGGGATTGTACCGGGTTTTGCCGTACCGCCCTAAGACCGCCGTGGGTTGCCAATAATAATTCGACCGCGAATCGCAGTGGGCCGATCGGTTATTTGGCGGACTTGGGTCATGGGAGTTTCTCGCGGGAAACGGCTGGTAAGCCCTCAAGTGTACTACCGGATGCAGGAGAATCAAGCCGAGGCAAGCCGCAAACCACCGAGCGATGGCTCGCAGGCGCGACGGATCGACTACTCGTCCTCGGCGGTTTCTTCCTCGTTTTCGTGGCTAAACTCGTAATCGGGGTTATCGCGATCAAAGTCCTCGTCGGTGAGTCCAACATTCAGCTTTACGTCGGTGTAGATGTACTCTTCGAGCAGGCGAGGCGGACCTCCCTCTTCGCGAGGCCAATAGTAAGCCGCGTAACCGACCGGCAATTTGTCTTCGTCATCCACGAACACCATCGCACGGTAAAAGGTAAAGTGATCACGCTTAACCGGATGAATCACCTCGATGCGAGTGCACTTACGATCGCCGACCTTGGCCCCTTCGAAGTACTTTACTTCGCATTCATCGTATTGAATGTCGTTTTCGATCACCTCGACGAGTCGCTCGATCATGCGCTTGAAACCGATGTCGGTAATTGGGTACCGGTTCTCCCTCATCGCCAACGGGCTGTCGGGCTTGATGTAGGTGCTCATGTACGACATCCGCTGCCCGCCGCGGCGAACAAACACCTTGCCGGCATGCTCGCCTTCGACGTACAGCGCTTCGCGACCTTCGACCGACGCAGGCTTTTCAAATCGCAGATACACGCTGAACGGCACGTCGGTCTCGTCGCTCTGCTGCGGGTGACGGACCTTGGCACGCATGAACTCATAGCTACGCAGTTGGCCTTCGATCCGCTCGCGACGAACGATATTGCAGGTGTAATCTTGCACGTTTTCGTTGATCGACTGCAGCGACTCTTCGGCCAACTTGAGCGCCGGATAGAGCGGGTGTTTTTGCCGCTCGGTCCTGGGCTCGGTAAGGGGAGTCACGTACGAAGCCAGCTTTTCGGCGTGCTCTTCTTTTGCTTCCTCCTCTTGAGCGAGGAGCGAAGAGCTAGAAGCCAAGGCCAACATGGCCGCGAATGTAGCGAATGTTCTGAGTAGCATTATCTTATGGGTGCGCAATACCATCCGATGACTCCTAATTTGATGAGCTAACAACGACCTCGATGTCGCCGTCGGTAGAAAAGACCTTGATTGATTGTAGGTCATAGGTAAGGTCTCCCATGCTCAAGCGAGGGTGCCCCCGCAATTTCTCGCCTGCACTTGTCGTCACAACCGTCAGAACAGGTGCAGTTTAACGCACGCTCTCCGCGACCGCGAACACTTAAAACAGTACGGAGCAAATCGCAAGATGGATCGCTGGAGTGCTAGCACCCCCAGACCACCCGAACACCCCAGACGCCCAACTTAGACCTTATTCGCCTTCTTGAAGTTCACAATGTCCGTGTGCCGGCCCATTACGATCATCGTATCCCCAGTTTCAAACTGGGTGTTCGCGTCCGGTGCAAACAGCATCTCCCCGTCGATCCGGCGAATGGCAATCACCAGCACTTGGTGGGTGCTGCGGAGCGCTATCTCGCGGATGGTCTGGCCGAGAATCGGGCTTTCGTCGGTGATCAGCACTTCTTCCAGGTCGGCGTCCATCGACTTGTTGCCGGCCATCAGGTCCATGAGTTCCGCCGTGTGGGGACGGGTGACCATGGCTGCCATCCGGCGGGCTCCGATCAGCGCGGGCAGCACCACTTCGTTGGCCCCCGCCTGGCGAAGCTTCTTCTCGGTGGTGGAAAGCTCGCCGCGGGCGATGATGCGTAGCTCCGGATTCAGATTGCGAGCAGTCAGGGTGAGAAACACGTTGTCGGCATCGGAGTGCAACGAGGCAACAAACGTAGCCGCCCGCTCGATGCCGGCGGCCATCAGGGTTTCCTCGTCGAGGGCATCGCCGGTGACGACCAGCATGTTCTCCGCCCGGGCGGCGATGGCAGCGTCGTTATCGTGCTCGACCACCACGTAGCGCACACCTCGGCGATCGAACTCGTCGGCCAAGGTTTGCCCCATGCGTCCCAGGCCGCAGATAATGGTGTGCCCCTTCAGCTTTTCGATTTCTTGATTCATGCGTCGAATACCCAACATACGATTGATTTGGCCTTCGATCATCACCTGCAATAGCAGCGTAATGGTGTAACCCAGTACGAACATGCCGATCAGGATGACAAAGATCGAGAAGAGCTGCAGCTTTGGTTCGACGCCGCTTTCCTCGGTGTATCCGACACCCGACACGGTGATCACGAAGTAATAGATACTCTCCAACCACGGCTTACCAGTAAGCCAGTGGTGCCCCACCACGGCCACGACGAATACGATGGCCAGTGCCAGCACAGCTTGGCGGATTCGGATCAGAGCCGTCATGTGGTGTAGTCGGCGTTCAGGCGAACGTACTCGGCGGTAAGGTCGGTAGTCCAGAAGCGAGCGGCGGCCGAACCTTCGTCGAGAATCAGCAGCAGGCTGATTTCCTTCTCGCTTGCCATCGATTGCGATACGACTTGCTCGTCGAACTTGACCGGTGCGCCGCGTTCGTAAACCAGCATGGCATTAATATGCAGGCTTACATTGCGGGGGTCGAACGAAACCCCTGCATAACCAGCGGCCGAAACGATTCGGCCCCAGTTCGGATCGGCACCAGCGATAGCCGTCTTCACGAGCGGGCTATCGGCGATGGTCTTGGCAATCTTCACCGCCTCGGCCCGCGTGCGACAGCCATGCACTTCGACCGTGACCAGATGGGTGGCACCCTCGCCATCGGCTGGAATCGACTGGGCCAGGTCTTCGCAGACTTCGAAGAGCGTCGTCCGGAACATGTCGAGCCCGCGACCCGAGAGCACCGGGCCGCCGGCCGCGCCGTTGGCCAAGAGCAGCACGCTATCATTCGTGCTGGTGTGTCCGTCGACGCTAATGCAGTTGAAGGTTTCGCTTACCGCGTCCTTGAGCGCCTGATGGGCGTCGCGCATCGTCACGTTCGCGTCGGTCATCACCACGGCCAGCATGGTCGCCATGTTGGGACCAATCATCGCCGCCCCTTTGGCCAGACCAGTGACGTTCAGAGCTACGTCGTCCACCTTGAAGTCGCGTCCTCGAATCTTGGTGACCGTGTCGGTGGTCATCATACCTCGCGCGGTTCGTTCGAGGGCGTCGTTGTCGTTGGCTAGAGTTGCCGACGACAGGCTAATTCCCTTGGCAATTTTCTCCATCGGCAGGTGCACGCCGATCACGCCGGTGGAGAGCACCAAGGTTTGCCGCTCGTCGAGGCCACAGGCTTCGGCAGTCAAGCGGGCCATTTCCTGGCAATCTTCTTCACCTTGCTGACCGGTGCAGGCATTGGCCACGCCCGAATTGATAGCGACCGCGCGAATTGTCTCGCTCGGTGTCAACTGCCGATCGAAGTCGACCGGCGCGGCGCAAACTAGATTCTGGGTATAGACTCCCACTCCCACGGCCGCGCGGTCCGATACCACGAGCGCGACGTCCTCCTTGGTCGACATCTTCTTAATGCCAACGTGAACTGCGCTACCTGAAAATCCGGTGGGGAATCGAGCGGTCATAAATGGTTAGGGTCTAAGGGCAGTATTTAGGAATGGAGAGGTTCTAGATTAACCCTGCGATCTCGTCGTGTCCAAACATAAGGTTGAAGTTCTGCACTGCTGCACCACTCGCACCTTTTATCAAATTATCAATCGCGCTCACCACCACCGCTCGGCCGCGAACCACTCGGGCGGTCACATGACAGCGATTGGTAAACGCAACATGCTTGGTCGCCGGCAGCGTGTCGATGACATCCACAAAGGGCTCATCGCGATAAAACTCTCGCAGCACTTCGAGCAAGCCACCGGTATCTGTACCCTTGGCAAGCGACGCATAGCTAGTGCTTAGAATACCACGATCCA containing:
- a CDS encoding PIN domain-containing protein, which encodes MLLLADESTTHYYSDLFVALRKLGKQIPTNDLWIAALALQHDLLLYTRDVHFQSVPGLKLVD
- the cimA gene encoding citramalate synthase, encoding MHIEIYDTTLRDGAQGEGVNFSLEDKVLIARRLDEMGFDFIEGGYPLSNPKDAEFFQRMVAEPLKHSKVCAFGMTRRRGVKPADDPGMKALMESQAPVITIVGKTSDFHVKEVLRVSEQENIDMIAETVEYFVQQGREVIYDAEHFFDGWKANAEYAAKTIAAAASAGAMRIVMCDTNGGTMPEEVARIAGEAAAKVDKPLGIHTHNDCELAVANSLAAIDAGAIHVQGTINGLGERCGNADLISVVANLALKKQGYEVLEQGELDHLTELSRYVYEIANMSYRINQPFVGSSAFAHKGGMHVHAVNRVAESYEHIAPETVGNERRVLVSELSGRSNIIAMTTKHDIDEDKALMDRILREVVDKENAGYQFESAGASFDLLVKRISGTYAPHFELVKFHTSVESRGGQPVTEATVKLLVDDQVRHEVAEGDGPVNALDAALRKALNGSFPNLRGMQLVDYKVRVINSEAATAASVRVVIESRDADGEVWGTVGVDENVIQASWDALVDSIEYKLCKDEGKMA
- a CDS encoding DUF1571 domain-containing protein, with the protein product MLLRTFATFAAMLALASSSSLLAQEEEAKEEHAEKLASYVTPLTEPRTERQKHPLYPALKLAEESLQSINENVQDYTCNIVRRERIEGQLRSYEFMRAKVRHPQQSDETDVPFSVYLRFEKPASVEGREALYVEGEHAGKVFVRRGGQRMSYMSTYIKPDSPLAMRENRYPITDIGFKRMIERLVEVIENDIQYDECEVKYFEGAKVGDRKCTRIEVIHPVKRDHFTFYRAMVFVDDEDKLPVGYAAYYWPREEGGPPRLLEEYIYTDVKLNVGLTDEDFDRDNPDYEFSHENEEETAEDE
- a CDS encoding potassium channel family protein, which encodes MTALIRIRQAVLALAIVFVVAVVGHHWLTGKPWLESIYYFVITVSGVGYTEESGVEPKLQLFSIFVILIGMFVLGYTITLLLQVMIEGQINRMLGIRRMNQEIEKLKGHTIICGLGRMGQTLADEFDRRGVRYVVVEHDNDAAIAARAENMLVVTGDALDEETLMAAGIERAATFVASLHSDADNVFLTLTARNLNPELRIIARGELSTTEKKLRQAGANEVVLPALIGARRMAAMVTRPHTAELMDLMAGNKSMDADLEEVLITDESPILGQTIREIALRSTHQVLVIAIRRIDGEMLFAPDANTQFETGDTMIVMGRHTDIVNFKKANKV
- the argJ gene encoding bifunctional glutamate N-acetyltransferase/amino-acid acetyltransferase ArgJ, with the protein product MSTKEDVALVVSDRAAVGVGVYTQNLVCAAPVDFDRQLTPSETIRAVAINSGVANACTGQQGEEDCQEMARLTAEACGLDERQTLVLSTGVIGVHLPMEKIAKGISLSSATLANDNDALERTARGMMTTDTVTKIRGRDFKVDDVALNVTGLAKGAAMIGPNMATMLAVVMTDANVTMRDAHQALKDAVSETFNCISVDGHTSTNDSVLLLANGAAGGPVLSGRGLDMFRTTLFEVCEDLAQSIPADGEGATHLVTVEVHGCRTRAEAVKIAKTIADSPLVKTAIAGADPNWGRIVSAAGYAGVSFDPRNVSLHINAMLVYERGAPVKFDEQVVSQSMASEKEISLLLILDEGSAAARFWTTDLTAEYVRLNADYTT